The genomic interval AAATAAGAAGAACTTTAAGAATAAGAGAAGGGGATCCTTTAGAAATCTTTACTGATAGAGATGGTGGAGTAATATTAAAAAAATACTCACCAATAGGGGAACTAACAGATTTTTCAAAGGAATATGCTGAAGCTCTACAACAATCTACAGGACACATAATTCTGATATCAGATAATGATGCATTTATATCTGTAAGTGGAACTTCTAAAAAAGAGTTTTTAGAAAGAAAAATAAGTGATGAGTTAGAAGATATAATGGATAAGAGAAAATCAGTAGTATTAAGTGCTACTAATAAAAACTTAATACCAATCCATAGTGACGATGATGAAAGTAAATATAGTGGGCAGGTTATAGCACCTATATTAGCTGAGGGTGATGCTATAGGGTCTGTAGTTATACTTTCTAAAGAAGGTAAAGCTTTAGGAGAGGTTGAACAAAAACTAGCAGAAACAGCAGCTGCATTCTTAGGCAAACAAATGGAACAATAAAGCTATCATAATTAAATATTTGTATTTTAAATAGTAATAATACCTCTGAATTTAAAATAATATAAAATGAGACTTAATTTAGAGAAAGTAAATCCTTACTTAAATTAAGTAATATTAAATCCACGCACTTTTTATAGTATTTTAATAT from Clostridium perfringens carries:
- the spoVT gene encoding stage V sporulation protein T, which codes for MKATGIVRRIDDLGRVVIPKEIRRTLRIREGDPLEIFTDRDGGVILKKYSPIGELTDFSKEYAEALQQSTGHIILISDNDAFISVSGTSKKEFLERKISDELEDIMDKRKSVVLSATNKNLIPIHSDDDESKYSGQVIAPILAEGDAIGSVVILSKEGKALGEVEQKLAETAAAFLGKQMEQ